One stretch of Tribolium castaneum strain GA2 chromosome 5, icTriCast1.1, whole genome shotgun sequence DNA includes these proteins:
- the LOC135266413 gene encoding uncharacterized protein LOC135266413 gives MYSYVTWVLFLSAVVQSSQNFEDNLIKRVVKECLVSRTKILCFANKAAKALERSMDWNVQFFDGVTLERNQEKAPESEARARSYGFGRFFKALNDFLNTHTLTLDLTKEETAVEARKGGDGGGLGGGGGGGGGGGGGFGGGDGFGGYKKAIKKEKKYMQYAFMVLLGIFGLTGPLIMKTLAIMAAKALLASKTALIIVGSVALKKIFEKDQEKTSVKVHTVSAHDDHDRVYAPSQATPYYWTYQPGFKHT, from the coding sequence ATGTACTCCTATGTGACTTGGGTGCTGTTTCTGAGTGCAGTTGTACAAAGTTCTCAAAATTTCGAAGACAATCTAATCAAAAGAGTTGTTAAAGAGTGTTTGGTCTCACGCACCAAAATCCTATGTTTCGCCAACAAAGCCGCCAAAGCTTTGGAGCGGTCCATGGACTGGAATGTGCAATTTTTCGACGGTGTCACACTTGAGAGAAACCAGGAGAAAGCCCCGGAGAGCGAAGCCAGGGCTCGGTCTTACGGCTTTGGGCGATTTTTTAAAGCCTTGAACGATTTTTTGAACACGCACACTTTGACTTTGGACTTGACGAAGGAGGAAACCGCAGTTGAAGCGCGAAAGGGCGGCGATGGGGGCGGTTTGGGCGGCGGGGGTGGTGGAGGcggcggtggcggcggcggGTTTGGGGGAGGCGATGGGTTTGGTGGATATAAGAAAGCAAtaaagaaagagaaaaaatacATGCAGTATGCGTTCATGGTACTTCTTGGTATTTTTGGCTTGACTGGACCGCTGATAATGAAGACTTTGGCAATAATGGCGGCGAAGGCACTGCTTGCGAGCAAAACTGCCCTGATTATTGTGGGCTCAGTGGCGCTCaaaaagatttttgaaaaggATCAGGAAAAGACTTCAGTCAAAGTTCATACTGTTAGTGCTCATGATGACCACGACAGGGTCTACGCTCCCAGCCAGGCGACGCCTTACTACTGGACGTATCAGCCGGGCTTTAAGCACACGTGA
- the LOC662257 gene encoding glycerophosphocholine phosphodiesterase GPCPD1, protein MQRWFFLEDPNNAILRVGKGDDVQLHISKSATSKYPPKRWLFRVRAPDLKKDEVMCVSGSVPELGSWQAEKCVPLEREDESDVWSLPVMIPDRVNIQYRFCVCVVIDAGLQVIVRSWEAQIAPRAIHATEKSPLETDEPLTYGDYGNVCRIDRGWLNKETVIQLKFCNNPLTLWRPKYTNRSVYIKVTPVGLLRHNTISKTMSEALEESLSADTQDAFENPKHALSEVASLNAEDSSFHPQPQFGEEYKENDMLVFQCSVLFPANVAFLIDLYIYSSRHDDGEPPHHAGFSYLLPTVLQSSEGSVVLPVTSTKHRPLGQVRIDYIVVRPMPNFKCDLSVSYARHWKKTRAGLDVGHRGSGSSFKTQNCAEVRENTVASLKNAIDHGADFVEFDVQLSKDLVPIVYHDFHVCISMKKKKQLDETDMLELPVKELTLDQLQLLKVYHLSEGKTKNPRFFDEDLEDHQPFPTLQHVLEVLNPHVGFNIEIKWTMQLYDGSFELYHPTDINLYLDTILEVVLRYGGERRIVFSCFNPDICSMIRLKQNKYPVMFLTIGESKVYDRYRDPRCWSIPAAVQYANMIELLGISAHTEDLLRDASLVQLVKRAGLIMFCWGDENADPTTLKMLKELGLHGVIYDKIYQLSSKEVKESIFLVEARESQKDLIRLAAAAAEAPSPVSIIKEQVLDIEKARHENEENVSTATSLESLDSRMSDYEKNGTG, encoded by the exons ATGCAGCGCTGGTTCTTCCTCGAGGACCCCAACAACGCCATTCTCCGCGTTGGCAAGGGGGATGACGTGCAGCTCCACATAAGCAAGAGCGCCACCTCCAAGTACCCCCCGAAGCGGTGGCTGTTCCGCGTGCGAGCCCCCGATCTGAAAAAGGACGAGGTCATGTGTGTCTCGGGCAGTGTCCCGGAGCTGGGCTCCTGGCAGGCCGAGAAGTGCGTCCCTCTGGAGCGCGAGGACGAGTCGGACGTCTGGTCTCTCCCGGTGATGATCCCCGACAGGGTGAACATCCAGTATCGGTTTTGCGTTTGCGTGGTCATCGACGCGGGGCTGCAGGTCATCGTGCGGAGCTGGGAGGCCCAGATCGCCCCCAGGGCGATCCACGCGACGGAGAAGTCGCCCCTGGAAACAGACGAGCCTTTGACCTACGGGGACTACGGCAATGTTTGCCGGATTGACAGGGGGTGGCTTAATAAAGAAACGGTGATTCAATTGAAGTTCTGCAATAACCCCTTGACCCTCTGGAGACCGAAGTACACCAACCGCTCGGTTTACATCAAGGTGACCCCCGTGGGGCTTCTGCGCCACAACACCATCTCGAAGACGATGTCGGAGGCTTTGGAGGAGTCGCTCAGTGCGGACACGCAGGACGCGTTCGAGAACCCCAAGCATGCCCTGAGCGAGGTCGCCTCCCTCAACGCCGAGGACTCGTCGTTCCACCCCCAGCCCCAATTCGGGGAGGAGTACAAGGAGAACGACATGCTTGTTTTCCAATGCTCGGTTTTGTTCCCAGCCAATGTGGCTTTTCTCATCGATTTGTACATATACAGTTCGAGACACGATGATGGGGAGCCGCCCCATCATGCCGGGTTCAGTTACTTACTCCCCACTGTATTGCAATCGTCCGAGGGAAGTGTTGTGCTCCCGGTGACGAGCACCAAACACCGGCCGTTGGGCCAAGTCCGGATTGACTACATCGTCGTGAGGCCGATGCCTAATTTCAAGTGTGATTTGAGTGTTTCGTATGCGAGACATTGGAAGAAGACGAGGGCTGGCTTGGACGTGGGCCATCGGGGGTCTGGCTCCAGTTTCAAAACGCAGAATTGTGCAGAAGTTAGGGAAAATACCGTGGCAAGTTTGAAGAATGCCATTGATCATGGAGCGGATTTCGTTGAGTTTGATGTTCAGTTGAGTAAAGATCTTGTTCCTATTGTTTATCACGATTTCCACGTGTGTATTTCGATGAAGAAGAAGAAACAGTTGGATGAGACTGATATGTTGGAGCTGCCGGTCAAGGAGCTGACCCTGGATCAGTTGCAGCTGTTGAAG GTGTACCACTTGAGCGAGGGCAAGACGAAGAATCCGCGCTTCTTCGACGAAGACCTGGAGGATCACCAACCCTTCCCAACCCTCCAGCACGTGCTAGAAGTGCTGAACCCGCACGTAGGTTTCAACAtcgaaataaaatggaccatGCAACTCTACGACGGCTCGTTCGAGTTGTACCACCCCACCGACATCAACCTGTACCTGGACACCATCCTCGAAGTGGTCCTGCGTTACGGCGGCGAACGACGGATCGTGTTTTCCTGTTTCAACCCTGATATTTGTTCCATGATCAGATTGAAACAGAATAAATATCCTGTTATGTTCTTAACCATAGGCGAGAGTAAGGTTTACGACCGGTACAGAGACCCGAGATGTTGGTCCATTCCGGCTGCCGTGCAGTACGCCAACATGATCGAACTGCTCGGAATTAGCGCACATACGGAGGATCTCCTGAGGGACGCATCATTG GTCCAGTTGGTGAAGAGGGCGGGTTTGATAATGTTTTGTTGGGGGGATGAGAACGCCGATCCGACCACCCTGAAAATGTTGAAAGAGTTGGGTCTGCACGGGGTCATCTACGACAAAATCTATCAGCTGTCGAGCAAAGAAGTGAAAGAAAGTATTTTCTTGGTTGAGGCTCGCGAGTCCCAGAAAGACCTAATCAGACTAGCAGCAGCCGCCGCTGAGGCCCCGTCGCCTGTCTCCATAATCAAGGAGCAAGTCCTGGACATTGAAAAGGCGCGGCACGAAAATGAAGAAAACGTCTCCACTGCGACGTCGCTTGAAAGTTTAGATAGCCGTATGTCTGATTATGAAAAAAACGGGACAGGTTAG